A single genomic interval of Phocoena sinus isolate mPhoSin1 chromosome 15, mPhoSin1.pri, whole genome shotgun sequence harbors:
- the MEFV gene encoding pyrin isoform X3 — translation MTYSQPYSQFLPKHRAFPVPFPLFHKLLLSLPLGSRTDSCFSPQKPDSCLQPLLVNAMAKTRSDHLLYSLEELVPYDFEKFKFKLQNTSLEKEHSRIPRGQLQTAKPVKLATLLVTHYGEEDAVRLTLQVLRAINQHLLAEELNSAIGPGCQVKESDTDSSAMSGSSGEIKPKSLKIPDSLEGDKQRQSGDGAGCPPSIQPEAGRGPQKKPLGKQRDQKGSEHPDVQGKPGARNTTLSSKRSPFPSKPQGEKGSNVGVRLRRNASSAGRLQGLSSGSFAGSLGRREFKISEAYLPSGKKRPKSLEFTISSGETEPLNPETLLLQEKMRSENPGSAATLNTGATVAAEKGSRNPEHAITLEGVALRNTLSSVSLAGKKIWEHPESTVPAEKSGTEAPKTSKALEEVVGGVLHDPSNPEVPPSSGRLQDKAVCRLCYAQEGDPVGGSCVRVSCSCSVASRDPEVSRGYSSSCPRCQDLLPGKSHGSLEWQEGLQMASLSPKSLPQCERHMKQVQLLFCEDHGEPICLICRLSQEHRGHHVRPIEEAALEYKKQIQKQLEHLKELRKSGEEQRSQGDKKTANFLKQAETQKQRIQYQLEQLCQFLEQQEQLFVACLEELGQTIGQVRETYGTRVTGDIALLDKLIGELEAKQCQPEWELMKDVRVTLHRAKKVTVPELWATPPEVKEKIHLLYQKSEFVEKRMRHFLETLRSEMEMFNVPEVTGGQAP, via the exons ATGACATACTCACAGCCTTACTCTCAGTTCCTACCAAAACACAGAGCATTTCCTGTGCCTTTTCCGTTATTTCACAAGCTGCTTCTTAGTCTTCCTCTGGGCTCCAGGACAGACAGCTGCTTCTCCCCTCAGAAGCCAGACAGTTGCCTCCAGCCTCTCCTGGTCAACGCCATGGCCAAGACCCGTAGTGACCATCTGCTGTACTCCCTGGAAGAGCTGGTGCCCTATGACTTTGAGAAGTTCAAGTTCAAGCTGCAGAACACCAGCCTGGAGAAGGAGCACTCCCGGATTCCCCGGGGCCAACTCCAGACAGCCAAGCCAGTGAAGCTGGCCACTCTGCTGGTCACCCACTATGGGGAGGAGGACGCCGTGCGGCTGACTCTGCAGGTCCTGAGGGCCATCAACCAGCACCTTCTGGCAGAGGAGCTCAACAGTGCAATCGGCCCAG GGTGTCAGGTAAAAGAAAGTGACACAGACAGTTCAGCAATGTCTGGTTCCTCTGGGGAGATTAAGCCCAAGAGTCTGAAGATACCAGATAGCCTGGAAGGTGACAAGCAGCGACAAAGTGGTGATGGGGCTGGctgcccaccatccatccagcCGGAGGCTGGAAGGGGGCCCCAGAAGAAGCCTCTGGGCAAACAGAGAGATCAGAAAGGCTCTGAGCACCCGGATGTGCAGGGCAAGCCAGGGGCCAGGAACACAACTCTGTCTTCCAAGAGAAGCCCCTTTCCCAGCAAGCcacagggggagaaggggagcaaTGTGGGGGTCAGGCTGCGCAGGAATGCCAGCTCTGCAGGAAGGCTCCAAGGACTCTCCAGTGGGTCGTTTGCTGGGTCCCTGGGAAGGAGAGAATTTAAGATATCTGAAGCATATTTACCTTCAGGAAAGAAGCGACCCAAAAGTCTTGAATTTACCATTTCTTCAGGAGAGACAGAACCTCTCAACCCAGAAACTCTTCTGCttcaagagaaaatgagaagtgagaatccaggctcagcagccactcTGAACACAGGGGCTACTGTGGCTGCAGAGAAAGGATCCAGGAATCCAGAACATGCCATAACTCTGGAGGGGGTAGCACTCAGGAATACACTTTCCAGTGTATCATTGGCTGGAAAGAAGATCTGGGAGCATCCAGAGTCCACAGTACCTGCAGAGAAGAGTGGAACTGAGGCTCCAAAGACCTCTAAGGCCTTGGAGGAGGTGGTAGGTGGTGTGCTCCATGATCCTTCAAATCCAGAAGTCCCTCCATCTTCAG GGAGACTGCAGGACAAGGCTGTGTGTCGCCTTTGCTATGCCCAGGAAGGAGACCCGGTTGGTGGCAGCTGCGTGCGTGTTTCCTGCAGCTGCTCCGTTGCTTCTAGGGATCCTGAGGTCTCACGTGGCTACTCATCCAGCTGCCCTCGGTGCCAAGACTTACTCCCGGGGAAGAGCCATGGAAGCCTCGAGTGGCAGGAGGGCCTGCAGATGGCCAGCCTGAGCCCCAAGTCCCTGCCACAGTGTGAGCGTCACATGAAGCAGGTCCAGCTGCTCTTCTGCGAGGACCACGGGGAACCCATCTGCCTCATCTGCAGGCTGAGTCAGGAGCACCGAGGCCACCATGTTCGCCCCATCGAGGAGGCCGCCCTGGAATACAAG AAACAAATTCAGAAGCAGCTGGAGCATCTGAAGGAGTTGAGAAAATCTGGAGAGGAGCAGAGATCTCAGGGGGATAAGAAGACAGCAAACTTCCTG AAACAAGCTGAAACCCAGAAGCAGAGAATCCAGTACCAGTTGGAGCAGTTATGCCAGTTTTTAGAGCAGCAAGAGCAGCTCTTTGTGGCCTGTCTGGAGGAGCTGGGCCAGACCATTGGCCAAGTCAGGGAGACATATGGCACCCGGGTGACAGGGGACATCGCCCTTCTCGACAAGCTGATTGGGGAGCTGGAGGCCAAGCAGTGCCAGCCAGAATGGGAGCTTATGAAG GACGTCAGAGTCACCCTGCACAG GGCCAAGAAGGTGACTGTCCCTGAGCTGTGGGCCACCCCTCCAGAGGTGAAAGAAAAGATCCACCTGCTCTACCAGAAATCAGAGTTTGTGGAGAAGCGCATGAGGCACTTCTTGG AAACCCTGCGTTCAGAAATGGAAATGTTCAACG
- the MEFV gene encoding pyrin isoform X1, with protein sequence MTYSQPYSQFLPKHRAFPVPFPLFHKLLLSLPLGSRTDSCFSPQKPDSCLQPLLVNAMAKTRSDHLLYSLEELVPYDFEKFKFKLQNTSLEKEHSRIPRGQLQTAKPVKLATLLVTHYGEEDAVRLTLQVLRAINQHLLAEELNSAIGPGCQVKESDTDSSAMSGSSGEIKPKSLKIPDSLEGDKQRQSGDGAGCPPSIQPEAGRGPQKKPLGKQRDQKGSEHPDVQGKPGARNTTLSSKRSPFPSKPQGEKGSNVGVRLRRNASSAGRLQGLSSGSFAGSLGRREFKISEAYLPSGKKRPKSLEFTISSGETEPLNPETLLLQEKMRSENPGSAATLNTGATVAAEKGSRNPEHAITLEGVALRNTLSSVSLAGKKIWEHPESTVPAEKSGTEAPKTSKALEEVVGGVLHDPSNPEVPPSSGRLQDKAVCRLCYAQEGDPVGGSCVRVSCSCSVASRDPEVSRGYSSSCPRCQDLLPGKSHGSLEWQEGLQMASLSPKSLPQCERHMKQVQLLFCEDHGEPICLICRLSQEHRGHHVRPIEEAALEYKKQIQKQLEHLKELRKSGEEQRSQGDKKTANFLKQAETQKQRIQYQLEQLCQFLEQQEQLFVACLEELGQTIGQVRETYGTRVTGDIALLDKLIGELEAKQCQPEWELMKDVRVTLHRAKKVTVPELWATPPEVKEKIHLLYQKSEFVEKRMRHFLETLRSEMEMFNGESGGGSMCWPGITAIFPCAVDFWELFRKEKTPVTKVEANMTSAHRLCARVTDCQLTRVQSIQGRPGYQRGMGLYPSRGSRVLSRERESLSFLVVGTRVDLAL encoded by the exons ATGACATACTCACAGCCTTACTCTCAGTTCCTACCAAAACACAGAGCATTTCCTGTGCCTTTTCCGTTATTTCACAAGCTGCTTCTTAGTCTTCCTCTGGGCTCCAGGACAGACAGCTGCTTCTCCCCTCAGAAGCCAGACAGTTGCCTCCAGCCTCTCCTGGTCAACGCCATGGCCAAGACCCGTAGTGACCATCTGCTGTACTCCCTGGAAGAGCTGGTGCCCTATGACTTTGAGAAGTTCAAGTTCAAGCTGCAGAACACCAGCCTGGAGAAGGAGCACTCCCGGATTCCCCGGGGCCAACTCCAGACAGCCAAGCCAGTGAAGCTGGCCACTCTGCTGGTCACCCACTATGGGGAGGAGGACGCCGTGCGGCTGACTCTGCAGGTCCTGAGGGCCATCAACCAGCACCTTCTGGCAGAGGAGCTCAACAGTGCAATCGGCCCAG GGTGTCAGGTAAAAGAAAGTGACACAGACAGTTCAGCAATGTCTGGTTCCTCTGGGGAGATTAAGCCCAAGAGTCTGAAGATACCAGATAGCCTGGAAGGTGACAAGCAGCGACAAAGTGGTGATGGGGCTGGctgcccaccatccatccagcCGGAGGCTGGAAGGGGGCCCCAGAAGAAGCCTCTGGGCAAACAGAGAGATCAGAAAGGCTCTGAGCACCCGGATGTGCAGGGCAAGCCAGGGGCCAGGAACACAACTCTGTCTTCCAAGAGAAGCCCCTTTCCCAGCAAGCcacagggggagaaggggagcaaTGTGGGGGTCAGGCTGCGCAGGAATGCCAGCTCTGCAGGAAGGCTCCAAGGACTCTCCAGTGGGTCGTTTGCTGGGTCCCTGGGAAGGAGAGAATTTAAGATATCTGAAGCATATTTACCTTCAGGAAAGAAGCGACCCAAAAGTCTTGAATTTACCATTTCTTCAGGAGAGACAGAACCTCTCAACCCAGAAACTCTTCTGCttcaagagaaaatgagaagtgagaatccaggctcagcagccactcTGAACACAGGGGCTACTGTGGCTGCAGAGAAAGGATCCAGGAATCCAGAACATGCCATAACTCTGGAGGGGGTAGCACTCAGGAATACACTTTCCAGTGTATCATTGGCTGGAAAGAAGATCTGGGAGCATCCAGAGTCCACAGTACCTGCAGAGAAGAGTGGAACTGAGGCTCCAAAGACCTCTAAGGCCTTGGAGGAGGTGGTAGGTGGTGTGCTCCATGATCCTTCAAATCCAGAAGTCCCTCCATCTTCAG GGAGACTGCAGGACAAGGCTGTGTGTCGCCTTTGCTATGCCCAGGAAGGAGACCCGGTTGGTGGCAGCTGCGTGCGTGTTTCCTGCAGCTGCTCCGTTGCTTCTAGGGATCCTGAGGTCTCACGTGGCTACTCATCCAGCTGCCCTCGGTGCCAAGACTTACTCCCGGGGAAGAGCCATGGAAGCCTCGAGTGGCAGGAGGGCCTGCAGATGGCCAGCCTGAGCCCCAAGTCCCTGCCACAGTGTGAGCGTCACATGAAGCAGGTCCAGCTGCTCTTCTGCGAGGACCACGGGGAACCCATCTGCCTCATCTGCAGGCTGAGTCAGGAGCACCGAGGCCACCATGTTCGCCCCATCGAGGAGGCCGCCCTGGAATACAAG AAACAAATTCAGAAGCAGCTGGAGCATCTGAAGGAGTTGAGAAAATCTGGAGAGGAGCAGAGATCTCAGGGGGATAAGAAGACAGCAAACTTCCTG AAACAAGCTGAAACCCAGAAGCAGAGAATCCAGTACCAGTTGGAGCAGTTATGCCAGTTTTTAGAGCAGCAAGAGCAGCTCTTTGTGGCCTGTCTGGAGGAGCTGGGCCAGACCATTGGCCAAGTCAGGGAGACATATGGCACCCGGGTGACAGGGGACATCGCCCTTCTCGACAAGCTGATTGGGGAGCTGGAGGCCAAGCAGTGCCAGCCAGAATGGGAGCTTATGAAG GACGTCAGAGTCACCCTGCACAG GGCCAAGAAGGTGACTGTCCCTGAGCTGTGGGCCACCCCTCCAGAGGTGAAAGAAAAGATCCACCTGCTCTACCAGAAATCAGAGTTTGTGGAGAAGCGCATGAGGCACTTCTTGG AAACCCTGCGTTCAGAAATGGAAATGTTCAACGGTGAGTCCGGTGGTGGTAGTATGTGTTGGCCAGGGATTACTGCAATTTTCCCTTGTGCTGTTGATTTCTGGGAattatttagaaaagagaaaacacctGTAACAAAGGTGGAAGCAAACATGACAAGTGCTCACAG
- the MEFV gene encoding pyrin isoform X2: MTYSQPYSQFLPKHRAFPVPFPLFHKLLLSLPLGSRTDSCFSPQKPDSCLQPLLVNAMAKTRSDHLLYSLEELVPYDFEKFKFKLQNTSLEKEHSRIPRGQLQTAKPVKLATLLVTHYGEEDAVRLTLQVLRAINQHLLAEELNSAIGPGCQVKESDTDSSAMSGSSGEIKPKSLKIPDSLEGDKQRQSGDGAGCPPSIQPEAGRGPQKKPLGKQRDQKGSEHPDVQGKPGARNTTLSSKRSPFPSKPQGEKGSNVGVRLRRNASSAGRLQGLSSGSFAGSLGRREFKISEAYLPSGKKRPKSLEFTISSGETEPLNPETLLLQEKMRSENPGSAATLNTGATVAAEKGSRNPEHAITLEGVALRNTLSSVSLAGKKIWEHPESTVPAEKSGTEAPKTSKALEEVVGGVLHDPSNPEVPPSSGRLQDKAVCRLCYAQEGDPVGGSCVRVSCSCSVASRDPEVSRGYSSSCPRCQDLLPGKSHGSLEWQEGLQMASLSPKSLPQCERHMKQVQLLFCEDHGEPICLICRLSQEHRGHHVRPIEEAALEYKKQIQKQLEHLKELRKSGEEQRSQGDKKTANFLKQAETQKQRIQYQLEQLCQFLEQQEQLFVACLEELGQTIGQVRETYGTRVTGDIALLDKLIGELEAKQCQPEWELMKDVRVTLHRAKKVTVPELWATPPEVKEKIHLLYQKSEFVEKRMRHFLETLRSEMEMFNVNVILEAEVAHPNLIFHLL; the protein is encoded by the exons ATGACATACTCACAGCCTTACTCTCAGTTCCTACCAAAACACAGAGCATTTCCTGTGCCTTTTCCGTTATTTCACAAGCTGCTTCTTAGTCTTCCTCTGGGCTCCAGGACAGACAGCTGCTTCTCCCCTCAGAAGCCAGACAGTTGCCTCCAGCCTCTCCTGGTCAACGCCATGGCCAAGACCCGTAGTGACCATCTGCTGTACTCCCTGGAAGAGCTGGTGCCCTATGACTTTGAGAAGTTCAAGTTCAAGCTGCAGAACACCAGCCTGGAGAAGGAGCACTCCCGGATTCCCCGGGGCCAACTCCAGACAGCCAAGCCAGTGAAGCTGGCCACTCTGCTGGTCACCCACTATGGGGAGGAGGACGCCGTGCGGCTGACTCTGCAGGTCCTGAGGGCCATCAACCAGCACCTTCTGGCAGAGGAGCTCAACAGTGCAATCGGCCCAG GGTGTCAGGTAAAAGAAAGTGACACAGACAGTTCAGCAATGTCTGGTTCCTCTGGGGAGATTAAGCCCAAGAGTCTGAAGATACCAGATAGCCTGGAAGGTGACAAGCAGCGACAAAGTGGTGATGGGGCTGGctgcccaccatccatccagcCGGAGGCTGGAAGGGGGCCCCAGAAGAAGCCTCTGGGCAAACAGAGAGATCAGAAAGGCTCTGAGCACCCGGATGTGCAGGGCAAGCCAGGGGCCAGGAACACAACTCTGTCTTCCAAGAGAAGCCCCTTTCCCAGCAAGCcacagggggagaaggggagcaaTGTGGGGGTCAGGCTGCGCAGGAATGCCAGCTCTGCAGGAAGGCTCCAAGGACTCTCCAGTGGGTCGTTTGCTGGGTCCCTGGGAAGGAGAGAATTTAAGATATCTGAAGCATATTTACCTTCAGGAAAGAAGCGACCCAAAAGTCTTGAATTTACCATTTCTTCAGGAGAGACAGAACCTCTCAACCCAGAAACTCTTCTGCttcaagagaaaatgagaagtgagaatccaggctcagcagccactcTGAACACAGGGGCTACTGTGGCTGCAGAGAAAGGATCCAGGAATCCAGAACATGCCATAACTCTGGAGGGGGTAGCACTCAGGAATACACTTTCCAGTGTATCATTGGCTGGAAAGAAGATCTGGGAGCATCCAGAGTCCACAGTACCTGCAGAGAAGAGTGGAACTGAGGCTCCAAAGACCTCTAAGGCCTTGGAGGAGGTGGTAGGTGGTGTGCTCCATGATCCTTCAAATCCAGAAGTCCCTCCATCTTCAG GGAGACTGCAGGACAAGGCTGTGTGTCGCCTTTGCTATGCCCAGGAAGGAGACCCGGTTGGTGGCAGCTGCGTGCGTGTTTCCTGCAGCTGCTCCGTTGCTTCTAGGGATCCTGAGGTCTCACGTGGCTACTCATCCAGCTGCCCTCGGTGCCAAGACTTACTCCCGGGGAAGAGCCATGGAAGCCTCGAGTGGCAGGAGGGCCTGCAGATGGCCAGCCTGAGCCCCAAGTCCCTGCCACAGTGTGAGCGTCACATGAAGCAGGTCCAGCTGCTCTTCTGCGAGGACCACGGGGAACCCATCTGCCTCATCTGCAGGCTGAGTCAGGAGCACCGAGGCCACCATGTTCGCCCCATCGAGGAGGCCGCCCTGGAATACAAG AAACAAATTCAGAAGCAGCTGGAGCATCTGAAGGAGTTGAGAAAATCTGGAGAGGAGCAGAGATCTCAGGGGGATAAGAAGACAGCAAACTTCCTG AAACAAGCTGAAACCCAGAAGCAGAGAATCCAGTACCAGTTGGAGCAGTTATGCCAGTTTTTAGAGCAGCAAGAGCAGCTCTTTGTGGCCTGTCTGGAGGAGCTGGGCCAGACCATTGGCCAAGTCAGGGAGACATATGGCACCCGGGTGACAGGGGACATCGCCCTTCTCGACAAGCTGATTGGGGAGCTGGAGGCCAAGCAGTGCCAGCCAGAATGGGAGCTTATGAAG GACGTCAGAGTCACCCTGCACAG GGCCAAGAAGGTGACTGTCCCTGAGCTGTGGGCCACCCCTCCAGAGGTGAAAGAAAAGATCCACCTGCTCTACCAGAAATCAGAGTTTGTGGAGAAGCGCATGAGGCACTTCTTGG AAACCCTGCGTTCAGAAATGGAAATGTTCAACG